In Melitaea cinxia chromosome Z, ilMelCinx1.1, whole genome shotgun sequence, a single window of DNA contains:
- the LOC123669067 gene encoding surfeit locus protein 1 yields MSMLRGMSGIIRSYAIFNTKKSKNVIINITRTNKTFTHSIRVQNSKSKEPGELIKWMLLMIPGTSFGLGCWQVYRLQWKLELIDMLQAKSNSEPVPMPHDFKELERMEYRPVKVKGEFLHDNEILIGPRALIENNVMLQRTGSLISDPKKNQGWLVVTPFKLSDTGEIILINRGWIPQSLRPKEKRQASMVKGEVELTGIVRLTEVRSPFMPKNNPEKNSWLYRDLVQMSAHFDCAPVWLDAKGIPDPPEGWPLPNQTRVTMRNEHFSYLVTWYMLSAFTAVMWHRYFIRKLPLL; encoded by the exons atgtcaatgTTAAGAGGAATGTCTGGAATAATAAGAAGTTATGcgatttttaacacaaaaaagtccaaaaatgttattattaacatcACAAGAACCAATAAAACATTTACGCATTCTATACGAGTACAAAATTCTAAGAGTAAGGAACCAGGCGAATTGATAAAATGGATGTTATTG atgatACCAGGGACATCCTTCGGTTTAGGCTGTTGGCAAGTTTATCGTCTGCAATGGAAATTGGAGTTAATAGATATGCTTCAGGCAAAGTCAAACTCCGAGCCAGTACCAATGCCGCATGA ttttaaaGAACTTGAAAGGATGGAATATAGACCTGTTAAAGTGAAAGGAGAGTTTCTTCATGATAACGAAATTCTTATTGGTCCTCGAGCTTTGATTGAAAATAATGTAATGTTACAAAGGACTGGATCTCTAATATCAGATCCCAAAAAAAATCAAGGCTGGCTAGTTGTTACACCATTTAAATTATCAGATACTGG agaaattattttaataaatcgtggCTGGATTCCTCAAAGTTTGCGTCCTAAAGAAAAAAGACAGGCTTCAATGGTAAAGGGTGAGGTTGAATTGACCGGTATTGTTCGACTTACAGAAGTACGAAGTCCTTTTATGCCCAAAAACAATCCAGAGAAAAATTCATGGCTTTACAG aGACTTGGTCCAAATGAGTGCCCACTTTGATTGTGCTCCAGTTTGGCTAGACGCTAAGGGCATACCAGATCCACCAGAAGGTTGGCCACTTCCTAATCAAACAAGAGTCACCATGAGAAATGAGCACTTTTCATACCTCGTTACATGGTATATGTTATCAGCTTTCACAGCTGTTATGTGGCATCGTTATTTTATAAGGAAACTACCGTTGCTGTAA
- the LOC123668760 gene encoding uncharacterized protein LOC123668760, translated as MANTYSTWMQWLVSTNNVKQLWVAQPTYIISQIIYVLAGVVTLVHAFKKGGRWPYFWLGTVLHGLYADNFWHFVLPEYDNFWHSQTPVIFLGGRLPLHIILLYPAFIYHAAYAVHKLNLPRNAQPFAVGLLTVLIDIPYDIVAVKFVHWTWHDTDPNIYDRHYWVPWNSYYFHATFASSFYFFFDASRRWLAPRVAQWSSAGKGVEWKSLIIATLLGMPGGVLLFVPIYHPLHDLFNVHSEVTFFLLFSIYSVVVLQGLLSDRVKNNEKLTTIDYVLIIQLAIHYIIYWVFVVFFNPEREVSVGLHEPVGPCSEVSSLVSPFGQTLYKRKYFCPDDYDEKYFDFHCVGGKKPANGAEWYTICGTSFENRMEYITVLSTILIVASGVFYGIYFKTNKQSSKKNN; from the exons ATGGCGAATACTTATTCGAcg tGGATGCAGTGGCTTGTATCGACTAATAATGTCAAACAGCTATGGGTAGCTCAACCGACGTATATAATATCGCAGATAATATATGTTCTAGCGGGTGTAGTTACTTTGGTACATG cTTTCAAGAAAGGTGGTCGGTGGCCATACTTTTGGCTGGGGACCGTACTGCACGGACTTTATGCTGACAACTTTTGGCATTTTGTACTGCCGGAATACGACAACTTCTGGCATTCTCAGACACCTGTTATATTTCTGGGAGGACGTCTTCCGCTACACATAATAttactat ACCCAGCGTTTATATATCACGCTGCATATGCTGTGCATAAATTGAATCTGCCAAGAAATGCACAGCCTTTTGCAGTTGGACTTTTAACAGTGTTAATCGACATTCCATATGACATAGTAGCGGTTAAATTTGTCCACTGGACGTGGCACGATACCGACCCTAACATTTACGACCGTCATTACTGGGTTCCGTGGAACTCGTACTACTTTCACGCTACTTTTGCATCCAGTTTCTATTTCTTTTTCGACGCGAGCAGAAGATGGCTGGCACCAAGAGTCGCTCAGTGGTCTTCAGCTGG GAAGGGGGTGGAATGGAAATCTTTAATCATAGCGACATTGTTGGGCATGCCTGGCGGAGTTCTACTGTTTGTTCCTATTTACCATCCTTTACACGATCTCTTTAATGTACACTCGGAAGTAACGTTCTTCCTGCTATTCTCCATTTATTCTGTTGTCGTCCTACAAGGCCTTTTAAGCGATCGTGTAAAGAATAATGAAAA ACTCACTACTATTGATTACGTTCTGATAATACAACTGGCTATTCACTACATAATTTACTGGGTGTTTGTGGTCTTCTTCAACCCTGAGAGAGAAGTGTCTGTGGGCCTGCATGAGCCGGTTGGCCCTTGCAGCGAAGTGTCTTCGTTAGTGTCGCCCTTTGGACAG ACTCTATATAAAAGGAAATACTTCTGCCCTGACGATTACGATGAAAAGTATTTTGACTTTCATTGCGTCGGCGGCAAAAAACCGGCAAATGGCGCCGAGTGGTACACCATCTGCGGAACTTCTTTTGA GAATCGCATGGAGTACATAACCGTGCTATCCACAATTCTAATCGTGGCATCCGGAGTCTTCTAcggaatttatttcaaaacgaaCAAacaatcaagtaaaaaaaataattga